The Channa argus isolate prfri chromosome 22, Channa argus male v1.0, whole genome shotgun sequence genome has a window encoding:
- the LOC137108168 gene encoding histone H4: MSGRGKGGKGLGKGGAKRHRKVLRDNIQGITKPAIRRLARRGGVKRISGLIYEETRGVLKVFLENVIRDAVTYTEHAKRKTVTAMDVVYALKRQGRTLYGFGS, from the coding sequence ATGAGcggaagaggaaaaggaggcaAAGGACTCGGGAAAGGAGGCGCCAAGCGTCACCGTAAAGTTCTCCGTGACAACATCCAGGGAATCACCAAACCCGCCATCCGCCGTCTGGCTCGTCGTGGCGGAGTCAAGCGAATCTCCGGTCTGATCTACGAGGAGACTCGCGGTGTGTTGAAGGTTTTCCTGGAGAACGTGATCCGTGATGCCGTCACCTACACCGAGCACGCTAAGAGGAAGACCGTGACCGCCATGGACGTGGTCTACGCCCTCAAGAGACAGGGTCGCACCCTGTACGGCTTCGGCAGCTAA
- the LOC137108167 gene encoding histone H2B 1/2-like — protein sequence MPDPVKAPKKGSKKAVSKSATKTGKKKRKTRRESYAIYVYKVLKQVHPDTGISSKAMSIMNSFVSDIFERIAGESSRLAHYNKRSTITSREIQTAVRLLLPGELAKHAVSEGTKAVTKYTSSK from the coding sequence ATGCCTGATCCAGTGAAAGCCCCGAAGAAAGGCTCCAAGAAAGCCGTCTCCAAGAGCGCCACCAAAACCggcaagaagaagaggaagaccaGGAGGGAGAGCTACGCCATCTACGTGTACAAGGTCCTGAAGCAGGTCCACCCCGACACCGGCATCTCCTCCAAGGCCATGAGCATCATGAACTCGTTCGTCAGCGACATCTTCGAGCGCATCGCCGGCGAGTCCTCCCGTCTGGCTCACTACAACAAGCGCTCCACCATCACCTCCAGGGAGATCCAGACCGCcgtcaggctgctgctgcccgGTGAGCTGGCCAAGCACGCCGTGTCCGAGGGCACCAAGGCCGTCACCAAGTACACCAGCTCCAAGTAA
- the LOC137108181 gene encoding histone H1-like: MAEVAPAAAPAPAPAKAVKKKATKPKKSGPSVGELIVQAVAASKERSGVSAAALKKSLAAGGYDVDKNKARVKTAIKNLVTKGTLLQTKGTGASGSFKINKNSEAKAKKPVKKAAPKAKKPAAAKKPAAAAAKKPKAAAAKKPAAAAKKSPKKVKKPAAAPKKATKSPKKVAKSPKKVLKKAPAAKKAPAAKKAPAKKAAKPKAKKAAPKKK; this comes from the coding sequence ATGGCAGAAGTCGCTCCAGCTGCAGCTCCGGCCCCTGCTCCGGCCAAAGCCGTCAAAAAGAAGGCCACCAAGCCCAAGAAGAGCGGGCCCAGCGTGGGCGAGCTCATCGTTCAAGCCGTGGCCGCGTCCAAGGAGCGGAGCGGCGTGTCCGCTGCCGCCCTCAAGAAGTCTCTGGCTGCCGGAGGCTACGATGTGGACAAGAACAAGGCCCGCGTCAAGACCGCCATCAAGAACCTGGTCACCAAGGGAACCCTGCTCCAGACCAAGGGCACCGGAGCCTCCGGATCCTTCAAGATCAACAAGAATTCCGAAGCCAAGGCCAAGAAGCCAGTCAAGAAAGCCGCTCCTAAAGCCAAGAAGCCCGCCGCCGCCAAGAAacccgccgccgccgccgctaAAAAGCCCAAAGCAGCGGCAGCTAAGAAGCCGGCAGCAGCCGCTAAGAAATCCCCCAAGAAGGTCAAGAAGCCCGCAGCGGCCCCCAAGAAGGCAACAAAGAGCCCCAAGAAGGTCGCCAAGAGCCCCAAGAAGGTGCTGAAGAAGGCCCCGGCGGCCAAGAAGGCCCCGGCGGCCAAGAAGGCCCCCGCTAAGAAGGCGGCCAAGCCCAAAGCCAAGAAAGCCGCTCCCAAGAAGAAGTGA